The Polaribacter sp. MED152 region AAATATTTTGGCATTTATAAGATTGATGTTTTAAAGGCTATTTTCATCAACTATATTGTAGCTTTTATTTTGGGGTTCACTTTTGCAGAAAGAGATTTTTCTGTGGTTGAAATTCCTAGCCAACCCTGGTTTTATGGCGCTTTATTTTTGGGTGCACTATTTGTGTCAATCTTTTTTGTTATGGCAATGACAGCACAAAAAAATGGAGTTTCAGTAGCTTCTGTTGCAGGTAAAATGTCTGTTGTAATTCCTGTTTTTTTTGGTGTTTTCTTGTATAATGAATCAGTAACCGTACTTAAAATTTTAGGTATAATTATAGCTTTGGTGGCAGTTTATCTGGCCTCTGTTAAAGACGATAAAGCAGCATCAAAAAATGCAGGACTTTTGTTTCCTGTGTTACTTTTTTTAGGATCAGGTACTATAGATACTACCTTAAAATATGTAGAAACTAATTATGTAGATAAAGCTGATGTATCTTTATTTTCTGGAAGCTTATTTGCAATTGCTGCTTTTTTTGCAGGGACAATTTTACTGATAAAAGCAGTAAAGAGTAAATCAAAATTCGGAATTAAAAATGTTATAGCTGGTTTAGTTTTAGGGGTGCCTAACTATTTTTCTATCGTTTTTTTAATCAAAGCTTTGCAAACAGAAGGTTTTGAAAGTTCTACGCTTTTTACTATAAATAATGTAGGTATTGTTATTGTTTCTACTTTGGTAGGGATCTTAATTTTTAAAGAGCAGTTTAGTCTCAAAAATAAGTTAGGTGTAGCTTTAGCCATTGTTGGAATAGTAATTGTAGCCATTGCATAATGAGTTTAGATAGCTATAAAACTATTGATGAGCCTACTAAGGAAACACTATTTAAGGATAGAAATAGTAAGTTTTTTGGTTTTGCTTTTCCTGTGAAAAGTGAAGATGATGTTAAGATCTGCTTGGAGGAAGTTAGAAAAATACATTATGCTGCACGTCATTTTTGCTATGCATATCAAATAGGAGTAGAAGACATTAAATACAGGGCAAATGATGATGGTGAACCTAATAACTCTGCAGGAATGCCTATCTATGGTCAAATACAATCTTTTGTGGTAACAAATATTTTAATAGTTGTTGTTAGATATTTTGGCGGTACTAAGTTGGGTGTAGGTGGTTTAATTAATGCCTATAAAACATCTGCTCAAATTACTTTAGAAGCATCAAACATAGTAGAGAAAACAATTGATGTATTTTTTCAATTGAATTTTGAATATGACATGATGAATAAAGTAATGCGAATTCTAAAAGAGAAAAACATCAATTTAGAAAGTCAAAAAATGGAGCTGGCTTGTGAATATGTGATTTCTATCAGAAAAAAAGAAGTGAAAACCGTATTTGAAATTTTCGATAATCTGTATAAAGTTAGCATCAAAAAACTAGAAGCCTAATTTTTCTAATAAATAGTCAGGGCATTTTATTGGCTTTTCTGTTTTCATATTTATAAAAGCTAAAGTTGATTTTCCTGTACAAATCATTTCATTTTGTTCATTAACTATTTCATAATTAAAATCAATTTTAACCATTGGCTTTTTAACGAGAAAAGTGGTGATAGTTAGTACATCATCATACAAAGCCGACTTTTTAAAATTACAGGTTAATGATATTACAGGCAACATAATGCCATTATTTTCCATACCTTTATAGGTAATACCCAGATTTCGAAGCCATTCAGTTCTTCCAAGTTCAAAATATTGTGCATAATTACCATGGTATACTACACCCATTTGATCTGTTTCTGAATAACGAACTCTAGTTTTTGTTGATGATTTTTTCAATTATAATAAACATTTTCTATGATGCATTTTACGTAAAAAAAAGTTAATAATCAATAGTAAAATCGTTTTTTTATACTGTTTTTTATTCACATTTTTGTAATGCTTAAGAAAAGAACCAACCAACAAAATTTTAACCAAAAAACAAGTTAGTCATTAATGAGTTATACTGCTGAATCCGTTTGGACAGACTGTTTATCTTTTATAAAAGATAATATTAAGCCACAAGCCTATAAAACATGGTTTGAACCTATAAAACCGGTTAAACTTTCTGGAGAAGCATTAACGATTCAAGTACCTAGTAAGTTTTTTTATGAATGGTTAGAAGAGCATTACATTAAATTATTGCGTGTTGCATTAGTAAGACAATTGGGTAATGATGCCAAATTGATTTACGATGTAAAAATGGAAAACAATTATAGCAGTAATAGACCGCAAATTGTTAAAATCCCTAGTTCTAATAGAGATCCTTTAAAACCACAGAGAGTTACTGTACCTTTAGAATCTAATAAAAGAGAATTAAGAAATCCGTTTATTATTCCTGGTTTACAGAAAGTAAAAATTGAATCGCAATTAAATCCTAATTATAGTTTTGCAAATTTCGTAGAAGGAGATTCTAACAGATTAGCACGTTCAGCAGGTATGGCTGTTGCCAACAAACCTGGTGGAACATCATTTAATCCATTATTAATTTATGGTGGAGTTGGTTTAGGTAAAACGCATTTATCGCATGCAATTGGTGTTGATATTAAAGACAAATATCCAGACAAAACTGTTTTGTATATTTCTTCAGAGAAATTTACGCAGCAATTTATAGACTCTGTAAAGTCTAATACTAGAAATGATTTTATTCATTTTTATCAAATGATTGATGTCTTAATTATAGATGACGTTCAATTCTTATCAGGTAAAGCTGGTACACAAGATGTATTCTTTCATATTTTTAATCATTTACATCAAAATGGTAAACAGGTAATTTTAACTTCGGATAAAGCGCCTGTAGATATGCAAGATATAGAGCAGCGTTTATTATCTAGATTTAAATGGGGTTTATCAGCAGAATTGCAGGCACCAGACTACGAAACTCGAATTTCTATTCTTCAAAACAAATTGTTTAGAGATGGTGTAGAAATGCCAGAAGAAATTATAGAATATATTGCTAAGAACATAAAATCTAATGTTAGAGAATTAGAAGGGGTTATAATTTCTATGATTGCTCAAGCTTCTTTTAACAGAAGAGAATTTTCTATTGAGTTAGCAAAACAAATTGTAGATAAGTTTGTAAAAAATACTAAGAAAGAAGTTTCTATAGATTACATTCAGAAAGAAGTATCTAAATATTTTGATATGGATGTAGCTACTTTACAATCTAAAACAAGAAAACGTCATATTGTACAGGCGCGTCAATTAGCTATGTTTTTTGCAAAAAGATTAACTAAAACTTCATTGGCAAGTATTGGTAATCAAATTGGGCAAAGAGATCATGCCACTGTTTTACATGCTTGTAAAACTGTAGATAATCTTACAGAAACAGACAAGCAATTTAAAAAATACGTAGACGATCTTACAAAGAAGTTAACCTTCTAAATCTTTATCATGACTAAAGTACTTATGGTTTGCTTGGGGAATATTTGTCGTTCACCATTAGCAGAAGGTATTTTGCAATCTAAAATTAATACAGATACAATTTTTGTTGATTCTGCAGGAACAGCAGCTTATCATGTGGGTAATTTGCCTGATGAACGTTCAATAGCAGTTGCTCAGAAATATGGAATTGATATTACGAATCAAAGAGCAAGAAAATTTACTAGCAAAGACTTTGATGAGTTCGACTTCATTTATGCTATGGATGAAAGTAATTATCAAAATATTGTAAGTCTTGCCAGAAATAGCGAAGATGAAAAAAAAGTACATTTGATTTTAAACGAATCTCAACCTAATCAAAATTTATCTGTTCCAGATCCTTATTATGGTGGAAAAGATGGTTTTGAAAATGTTTATCAAATGTTAGATGAAGCCTGCACTGTAATCGCTTCTAAGTTATAATTAATTAAAATTTTATTTACAATGATTGGTAAGCTCTATTTAATTCCAACTACTTTAGGAGAAACAGAACCTTTAGAGGTAATGCCACTATCAGTAAAAAAAGTGGTAGAACAAATAGATTACTACATTGTAGAAAATGAAAAATCTGCAAGACGATTTATTA contains the following coding sequences:
- a CDS encoding EamA family transporter, giving the protein MIYLLLSILISTGLFVIFKYFGIYKIDVLKAIFINYIVAFILGFTFAERDFSVVEIPSQPWFYGALFLGALFVSIFFVMAMTAQKNGVSVASVAGKMSVVIPVFFGVFLYNESVTVLKILGIIIALVAVYLASVKDDKAASKNAGLLFPVLLFLGSGTIDTTLKYVETNYVDKADVSLFSGSLFAIAAFFAGTILLIKAVKSKSKFGIKNVIAGLVLGVPNYFSIVFLIKALQTEGFESSTLFTINNVGIVIVSTLVGILIFKEQFSLKNKLGVALAIVGIVIVAIA
- a CDS encoding YigZ family protein, producing the protein MSLDSYKTIDEPTKETLFKDRNSKFFGFAFPVKSEDDVKICLEEVRKIHYAARHFCYAYQIGVEDIKYRANDDGEPNNSAGMPIYGQIQSFVVTNILIVVVRYFGGTKLGVGGLINAYKTSAQITLEASNIVEKTIDVFFQLNFEYDMMNKVMRILKEKNINLESQKMELACEYVISIRKKEVKTVFEIFDNLYKVSIKKLEA
- a CDS encoding thioesterase family protein, whose amino-acid sequence is MKKSSTKTRVRYSETDQMGVVYHGNYAQYFELGRTEWLRNLGITYKGMENNGIMLPVISLTCNFKKSALYDDVLTITTFLVKKPMVKIDFNYEIVNEQNEMICTGKSTLAFINMKTEKPIKCPDYLLEKLGF
- the dnaA gene encoding chromosomal replication initiator protein DnaA, yielding MSYTAESVWTDCLSFIKDNIKPQAYKTWFEPIKPVKLSGEALTIQVPSKFFYEWLEEHYIKLLRVALVRQLGNDAKLIYDVKMENNYSSNRPQIVKIPSSNRDPLKPQRVTVPLESNKRELRNPFIIPGLQKVKIESQLNPNYSFANFVEGDSNRLARSAGMAVANKPGGTSFNPLLIYGGVGLGKTHLSHAIGVDIKDKYPDKTVLYISSEKFTQQFIDSVKSNTRNDFIHFYQMIDVLIIDDVQFLSGKAGTQDVFFHIFNHLHQNGKQVILTSDKAPVDMQDIEQRLLSRFKWGLSAELQAPDYETRISILQNKLFRDGVEMPEEIIEYIAKNIKSNVRELEGVIISMIAQASFNRREFSIELAKQIVDKFVKNTKKEVSIDYIQKEVSKYFDMDVATLQSKTRKRHIVQARQLAMFFAKRLTKTSLASIGNQIGQRDHATVLHACKTVDNLTETDKQFKKYVDDLTKKLTF
- a CDS encoding low molecular weight protein-tyrosine-phosphatase gives rise to the protein MTKVLMVCLGNICRSPLAEGILQSKINTDTIFVDSAGTAAYHVGNLPDERSIAVAQKYGIDITNQRARKFTSKDFDEFDFIYAMDESNYQNIVSLARNSEDEKKVHLILNESQPNQNLSVPDPYYGGKDGFENVYQMLDEACTVIASKL